The following nucleotide sequence is from Actinomycetes bacterium.
TACGGCCAGACCTCGGGGGCGGCCGGCGAGGCGCTGCGGGGTCTCGAGCGGGCGTATCCCGTGGCCATGTCCTACCTGCGGGCTGCCGACGAGCGCGGCCGCCGAGGCGAGCACGTGCGCACCTACGGCGGCCGCCTGGTGTTGATGTGGCAGCTCGCCGACCCGCCCCCGCCGCCGGCCGTCGCCGCCCGCGGCCGCTTCGCCCGCAACGCGGTCGTGCAAGGGGCAGCGGCCGAGCTGTTCAAGATGTGGGCGGTGTCGGTCCGCGCCGCGCTGCCCGAGGGGGCGCAGATCGTGCTCTGCCTGCACGACGAGCTGCTGGTCCACACGCCGGAGGCCGACGCGCCCGAGGTCGAGCGCACCCTGCACGAGGTGCTCGGCCGGACGGCGGCCCGGTGGGCTCCCGGCAGCGGGGTCCGCTTCGTGGCCGACGTGGTCACGGTCCGGCGCTGGTCGGACGCGAAGGGCTGAGCCGACGACGCGGCGGTTTGCCGGTGGGAGTCTGGGGTCAGGAGGCGGACACGTCCGTCGCCGTGGGAGCAAGCCGGAGGCAGCCATGAACCCGTTCGAGTCCGCCTCGCTGCTCGAGGACGCCCGCAGCCTCGACAAGGTGGCCGGGCCGGTCCGCTCGGCGAGCCGGAGCATCCTGCGGTCGGCGCTGCTGCGCGACCTCCTGCACGGCGTGTGGCTCGGCCACCCGCTGCACCCGGTGCTCGTCCAGGTGCCCGTGGGCGCCTTCGCGTCCGCCGGCGTGCTCGACGCGCTGCCCGGCCACGAGCGGTCGGCCGACGTCCTCGTCGCCACCGGCATCGCGGCGGCCGGCCCGGCGGCCGCGGCCGGGCTCGCCGACTTCGCCGAGATGCACGAGCAGCAGCAGCGGGTCGGCGTCGTGCACGCGGCGACCAACGCGGTGGCCCTCGCTGTCTACACCGGCTCGTTGCTGGCCCGGGTGCGCGGTGACCGCCGCACCGGGCGCCTCCTGGGGTACGCCGGGCTGACGCTGATCGGGGTCAGTGGCTACCTCGGCGGCCACCTCGCCTACCGGCAGGCCGCCGGGGCCAACCACGCGGAGGAGGTGCCGCACCTGGTGCCGCCGGGCTGGCACGACCTGTGCGCGGTCGACGACCTCGGGCCCGAGGGTGAGGGCCGGCTGCGCACCCTCGGCGAGGGCGCGACGGCAGTCCCGCTGCTCGTCGTCCGTCGCGGCGACCAGATCGACGTGCTGTCCGACCGGTGCTCGCACCTGTCCGGCCCGCTGCACGAGGGCAACGTCGACGCCAAGGCGGGCTGCGTGACCTGCCCGTGGCACGGCAGCGTCTTCGACCTCGAGGACGGCTCGGTCCGCAGCGGACCGGCCACCGCGCCGGTCCACGCCTTCGACGTCCGCGTCGACGGCGGCCGGCTGATGGTGCGTCTGCCCAACGCCGGCTGACGAAGGCGTCAGATCACCTCGGGCTCGACCCCGCGTGACCGGAGCCGCTCGTGGTGGGCGCCGCGCTTGTCCTCGAAGCGACTGGCCGCCTGGTCGAGGCCGGCGAGAAAGGCGTTGAGCTCGTCGCGGGCCGCCTCGCCCCCGGCGTCGAGACCCTCGAGGTCGAAGACGCCCCACTGGCGAAGCACCGGTGAAAGCACGTCGTCGTGGTGGATGCGTAGGTCGTAGATGCCGGAGAGCGCGATCTGCACCGACTTGCGGGTGAAGTCCTCGATGCTGCTGCCCGGCATCTCGAAGGACTTCACGACCTCGGTGATCGCCCGCATCGTCTGGTTGGGCGCGACCTGCAGGGCCGCGCCGAGCAGGTTGCGGTAGAAGAGCATGTGCAGGTTCTCGTCCAGCGCGATCCGGGCGAGCAGCTGGTCGGCGACCGGGTCCTTGGTGATCTTCCCGGTGTTGCGGTGCGAGATGCGGGTGGCCAGCTCCTGGAAGGAGACGTAGGCCAGCGACCGCAGCAGGTCGTCGTGGTTGGCCGACTCGAAGCCGGCGCCCATGTGGGTCATCCGGGCGTTCTCGAGCGCGACCGGGTCGACCGATCGGGTCACCAGCAGGTAGTCGCGGATCGCGATCGCGTGCCGGCCCTCCTCGGCGGTCCAGCGGTGCACCCAGGTGCCCCAGGCGCCGTCGCGGCCGAAGACGGTGGCGATCTCGTGGTGGTAGCTCGGCAGGTTGTCCTCGGTGAGCAGGTTGACCACCAGGCTGGTGCGCGCCACCTCTGAGAACGGGGACTGCTCCGCGGCCCAGGCCTCGCCGCCGAGCGGGCCGTCGTAGTCGGTGCCCTGGCTCCAGGGCACGTACTCGTGCGGCATCCAGTCCTTGGCCGTGCGCATGTGGCGTTCCAGGTTGTCCTCCACCACGGGCTGGAGCTCGCGGAGCAGGTCGGTCTGGGACAGCGGGGGTGCACCGGCGATGGTCAAGGGGGGCCTCCGGGCGGATCGGGTACCTACGGTTACGTCACCGTAGGTACCACCGTACCGGACGAGTATGCGCCGCGGACCGGGGAAACTACACCCCCCGCCAGCCGACGGGTCGTCGCGCCAAGCGGCTGGGGCCGCCCGTAGAGGAAGCCCTGACCCACCTCGCAGCCGGCCTGGCGCAGCCGGACCGCCTGGCCGACGCGCTCGATCCCCTCGGCCACGACCCGCAGGTCGAGGGCCGCTCCCATGACGAGGATCGCCTCGACCAGGGCCGCCGCGCGCGGGCTGGAGTCGACGTCCCGGGTGAAGCTTCGGTCGATCTTGAGGATGTCGACCGGCAGGTGCTGCAGGTAGCCGATGGACGAGAACCCCACGCCGAAGTCGTCGATCGCCAGCCGGGCCCCGACGCTCGTGAGCCGGCGCAGCGCCGCGTCGGTCTCGTCGTCGTGGTCGACCACGACGGTCTCGGTCATCTCCAGCACCAGCTGGTTGTCGCCGAGGGCGAGGACGGCGGACTGGACGAGGTCGAGGAACCGCGGGTGCCGCAGCTGGTGGGCGGACATGTTGCAGCCGAGGTTCAGGGCCCGCCCGGCCGCCTGCTGCAGGGCCTCGGCGTCGCTGACGACCTGGCGCAGCACCTGCTCCCCCAGCTCGACGATCAGCCCGCTCTCCTCTGCCGCCGGGATGAACACGTCCGGCGACAGCAGGCCGTCCGGCCGCTGCCAGCGGACCAGGGCCTCCAGCCCCTGCACCTCGCCGGTCGCCAGGTCGACGATCGGCTGGTAGTGCACGACCAGCCGCGTGGAGACGTCCCGGCGCAGGGCCTCGACCAGCTCGAGGCGGCGGACGTTCTCCT
It contains:
- a CDS encoding Rieske 2Fe-2S domain-containing protein gives rise to the protein MNPFESASLLEDARSLDKVAGPVRSASRSILRSALLRDLLHGVWLGHPLHPVLVQVPVGAFASAGVLDALPGHERSADVLVATGIAAAGPAAAAGLADFAEMHEQQQRVGVVHAATNAVALAVYTGSLLARVRGDRRTGRLLGYAGLTLIGVSGYLGGHLAYRQAAGANHAEEVPHLVPPGWHDLCAVDDLGPEGEGRLRTLGEGATAVPLLVVRRGDQIDVLSDRCSHLSGPLHEGNVDAKAGCVTCPWHGSVFDLEDGSVRSGPATAPVHAFDVRVDGGRLMVRLPNAG
- a CDS encoding acyl-ACP desaturase, with the protein product MAGAPPLSQTDLLRELQPVVEDNLERHMRTAKDWMPHEYVPWSQGTDYDGPLGGEAWAAEQSPFSEVARTSLVVNLLTEDNLPSYHHEIATVFGRDGAWGTWVHRWTAEEGRHAIAIRDYLLVTRSVDPVALENARMTHMGAGFESANHDDLLRSLAYVSFQELATRISHRNTGKITKDPVADQLLARIALDENLHMLFYRNLLGAALQVAPNQTMRAITEVVKSFEMPGSSIEDFTRKSVQIALSGIYDLRIHHDDVLSPVLRQWGVFDLEGLDAGGEAARDELNAFLAGLDQAASRFEDKRGAHHERLRSRGVEPEVI